TGGCCGCCGCCGCTGCAAAATTACCAGGCGGTGTCTATAAGCTGCCCGAGCCCGTGCCTTTAGAGAACGCGGAATATGAAGTTTTAGGCTGGTTGCTTTTGGGCTATGCGTTTGAGCGGTATCGCTCAACGTCACGGGTGCTGCCTCGATTAATCGCACCGTCCGGTATGGATAAAGGGCATATCGAAAGCTTGGCAAAATCTGAAGCTCTGTGCCGTGATCTGATCAATACGCCCGCGTCTGATATGGGCCCCGCCGAGATTGAGGTGGTCGCCCGTCAGCTGGCGGTGCAATATCACGGAACTTTGGATGTGATCATTGGCGAGGCTTTGATCGATCAGAATTTTCCTATGATTCACGCCGTTGGGCGGGCTTCGCCGAACGCGCCGCGCTTAATCGATCTGGGCTTTGGAACGACGGGGCCGAAACTGACATTGGTGGGCAAAGGCGTATGCTTTGATACAGGAGGCCTAAATTTAAAGCCCGGATCCTCGATGGGATTGATGAAAAAGGATATGGGCGGCGCCGCCCATGCGCTGGCTTTGGCGCAGTTAATCTTGGATTTAAATTTACCCCTGCAGTTGCGGGTCTTGATCCCGGCGGTTGAAAACGCGGTCTCGGGGGCATCTTTCAGACCGCAAGATATTTTGATCTCGCGCAAAGGGCTTAGCGTTGAAATCAACAATACAGATGCAGAAGGAAGATTGGTGCTTGGCGATGCGCTGAGCTATGCCAGCGAAGACCAGCCGGATTTAATTGTTTCACTGGCAACATTGACGGGCGCCGCGCGGGTGGCGCTGGGCCCGCAGCTGGCGCCTTTTTACACCAATCAGGATGCAATTTCCGAGATGTTGATGCAGGCGGGTAAAACCAGTCTTGATCCGCTATGGCGACTGCCGTTTTGGGAGGGCTATGAGCCGATGATTGAACCTGGTATTGCGGATCTAGACAATGCGCCCGCAGGCGGGTTTGCAGGCTCGATTACGGCGGCCCTTTTCTTAAGGCGGTTTGTCGCAGAGGCCGATAAATACATACATTTCGATATTTACGGTTGGGCGCCAAAGGCCGCCGCAGGCATCACGAAGGGGGGAACATCGCAAGGCATCCGTGCGCTCGCCTCGGCTTTGCCGAAACTTCTTTCGTTATGAGAGATCCCAGACTTTTAGCCTGTAACGGCCGCGTGGCTGCGCTTGACCTGAAAGGCAAAGTGCAGGCCGAGCGATTTGTTGAAGGCTGGCCGCAACAAGTTGCGGGTGGCCTTGGCAATTTATGCAGCGCCCCTGCGGGCGCGCTGCAGCGGCAACTCTATCCCGGAGAACAAGTAACCGTCTATGACGAGCATGCGGGGTGGAGTTTTGTAAAAGCCCGCGCGCATGGTTATGTTGGATATATACAATCACAGCAACTTCGACCCCCAAACCAAGCGCCAAGCACGCATTATATCTCGGTGCCAATCAGCCATTCTTATGGGCAGTGTGATATGAAGTCGGGCATCACAGGGCTCTTGGTGATGGGCAGTCAACTGCAAAACCTACAGGAGGAGACTGGTTTTATAAAAACCCAGTTCGGCTGGGTGCCCAAACAACATGTTCAGGCGCTAACCGATCCGCCGTCAGACCCGGTGGCCGTTGCGGAACAATTGCTCGGCGTTCCCTATCTTTGGGGGGGCGACAGCGCATTGGGAATTGATTGCTCGGGCCTTGTTCGATTGAGTCACATGATTTGCGCGTATAACTGCCCGGCTGACAGTGATTTACAACAGCGCGCGTTGGGGGCCGTTTTACCGCCAGATGCAGCGTTGCAACGCGGCGATCTCGTGTTTTGGAAAGGCCATGTGGCGCTGATGGTCAGCGAAGCAAAGTTGATTCATGCCAATGCGCATCGAATGTCTGTAACTTATGAAACTTTATCAGAGGCTATCTCTCGTATCGCATTGGCCGGTGAGGGCGATGTTATTTTGAAAAAGCGGCTGTTCCTTTGACGTAGCGGTGGAGAACGGGCAAAGTTGAACGGTTGAGCAAATTTGCGCGGAATAAAAAAGCGTGATTTGCTTTAAACGTGACGAATTGATGTGATTTTTAGTGAAGTTTGCAGCGATAATCAGGGGCAACCCTGCGCCCTAATAAAAAAGTGTGAATTTTTGCTAAGCTATCCGCTAGCAGTTGGTCTATGTAGGAAAGCCGCTGCCTTAATCAGTGTTCCCAGCGGTTTGCAGCCTTGAGAACTGTATTAAGCGGCATATGTTGGATAATGAACTTGACCTAGTTTAGGAATAAGCCTAAATCGAGCGCGTTGGCGGAGTAGCTCAGGTGGTTAGAGCAGCGGAATCATAATCCGCGTGTCGGGGGTTCAAGTCCCTCCTCCGCTACCAAAATCCCTTTATAATCAGTGACTTAATATTTCGGTTGACGCGTTTTGCGCGTAGCACACCTCTAGCACACTTTTTCACTCGCTTTCTGAGAATTATGAGTGCAGAATCACAGTGTTAAACACGGTGATTGTATTGCCTAAACTGAACCCAAATACGCCCACGTTGATGGATGGTGAGGTTCGTCTCTTTAAACGTAAACGCAGCTCAATTTGGCAAGTTGTATTTATGATGGACGGACGACAAGTCCGTGTGAGCACCAAGAAGCGCATCTTGCAGGATGCTACAGACGCGGCGCGCGAGATTTACCTTGATTATCGCTTTCGCCAAAAGAACGGCTTGCCTGTTATCTCCAAACGGTTTGCTGATGTCGCTGCACTGTGTAGAGCAACCATGAAAGAGCAGCTTGAGAATGGTGTAGGCAAGAAGAGCTTTCGTGATTACATCATCGTGATTGATAAGTATCTGGTTCCCTTCTTTGGAGATCTCTTTGTCACCAGTATTGATTATGAGATGTTGCAAAAGTTTGCGCGCTGGCGTGAAGAGAAGATGGGTCGAGAGCCAAGAGCCTCTACATTGAATACCCATAACTCTGCACTCAATCGGATCTTTGATGAAGCCGTGGCACGTGGATATATGAACAAGTCTCAGATCCCTGTGCTGGTGAACAAAGGGCGGGACAGCGTTCGCAGGCCTGACTTCACCAGAGAAGAATATGCGACACTCATTCGCAAACTGCCCAGTTGGATTGATGCAGGGCGAGAGGGTAAGTCACGTGACATGCGCCATCTGCTGCGTGACTACATTCTTATTCTGGCAAACACGGGCATGCGGCATGGAACAGAAGCTAATAACCTGCGCTGGAAACACATCAGCCTCTTTGAAGACAAGGGCCTTAAATACCTGGAAATGAGTGTTTCGGGCAAAACAGGTCGCCGTGACATTATCTGTCGGGCAGGGACCATAAACTATCTCAAGCGCATTCAAAGCAGATGCCCCGATATTGCGCATTTGAGTTTTGAGCAACTGATTAAGTCAAAACGAGACGAGCCTGTCTTCCGGCTGCCAGATGGGACTGCCAGTGCGAACCTGCGGCAGACGTTTAGGATCCTCATGAGGGATACTGGATTACTCACCTGTCCAAGAACAG
The sequence above is drawn from the Rhodobacteraceae bacterium IMCC1335 genome and encodes:
- a CDS encoding leucyl aminopeptidase family protein, translated to MTLEFISEDHASIPVLLCNSDTINEVVAGLAAPAQRWIAQQGFTGGFGEAVLCPTASGEAELAILGLGDTQSRARNRFVLAAAAAKLPGGVYKLPEPVPLENAEYEVLGWLLLGYAFERYRSTSRVLPRLIAPSGMDKGHIESLAKSEALCRDLINTPASDMGPAEIEVVARQLAVQYHGTLDVIIGEALIDQNFPMIHAVGRASPNAPRLIDLGFGTTGPKLTLVGKGVCFDTGGLNLKPGSSMGLMKKDMGGAAHALALAQLILDLNLPLQLRVLIPAVENAVSGASFRPQDILISRKGLSVEINNTDAEGRLVLGDALSYASEDQPDLIVSLATLTGAARVALGPQLAPFYTNQDAISEMLMQAGKTSLDPLWRLPFWEGYEPMIEPGIADLDNAPAGGFAGSITAALFLRRFVAEADKYIHFDIYGWAPKAAAGITKGGTSQGIRALASALPKLLSL
- a CDS encoding NLP/P60 hydrolase, with product MRDPRLLACNGRVAALDLKGKVQAERFVEGWPQQVAGGLGNLCSAPAGALQRQLYPGEQVTVYDEHAGWSFVKARAHGYVGYIQSQQLRPPNQAPSTHYISVPISHSYGQCDMKSGITGLLVMGSQLQNLQEETGFIKTQFGWVPKQHVQALTDPPSDPVAVAEQLLGVPYLWGGDSALGIDCSGLVRLSHMICAYNCPADSDLQQRALGAVLPPDAALQRGDLVFWKGHVALMVSEAKLIHANAHRMSVTYETLSEAISRIALAGEGDVILKKRLFL